In a single window of the Paenibacillus sp. MMS20-IR301 genome:
- a CDS encoding response regulator transcription factor, giving the protein MTESILVVEDEVRIARLLQIELECEGYRVLLAGSGQQALELYQAETPDLLLLDVMLPGFSGIELLRRIRAGDAHTPVLLLTAKSSVEDKVSGLDLGANDYITKPFQIEELLARIRAALRLASARQAEQADPAEVWLTAGDLELNETTREVVRSGSGIDLTPREFDLLVFLLKNKRQVLNREQIMTAVWGYDYYGDTNVVDVYIRYVRRKITPDGQSELIHTVRGIGYVLKDSL; this is encoded by the coding sequence ATGACAGAATCGATTCTGGTCGTGGAGGATGAGGTGAGAATCGCCCGGCTGCTGCAGATCGAGCTTGAATGCGAAGGGTATCGCGTATTACTGGCCGGCAGCGGCCAGCAGGCGCTTGAGCTGTATCAGGCGGAGACCCCGGATCTGCTGCTGCTGGATGTGATGCTTCCGGGCTTCAGCGGCATCGAGCTGCTGCGGCGTATCCGGGCGGGGGATGCCCATACGCCTGTGCTGCTGCTGACAGCCAAGAGCTCGGTGGAAGACAAAGTATCCGGGCTTGACCTTGGTGCTAATGACTATATCACCAAACCGTTCCAGATTGAAGAGCTGCTCGCACGCATCCGCGCCGCCCTGCGGCTTGCCTCTGCCCGCCAAGCGGAGCAGGCTGACCCGGCGGAGGTCTGGCTGACCGCCGGTGATCTGGAGCTGAATGAAACCACGCGCGAGGTGGTCAGAAGCGGCAGCGGGATTGACCTGACTCCCAGGGAGTTCGATCTGCTGGTGTTCCTGCTGAAGAACAAACGACAGGTACTGAACCGGGAGCAGATCATGACGGCAGTCTGGGGATACGATTATTACGGCGATACGAATGTCGTTGATGTCTATATCCGCTATGTGCGCAGGAAGATTACACCGGATGGCCAAAGCGAGCTTATACACACGGTCCGCGGAATCGGATATGTCCTTAAGGATTCGCTATGA
- a CDS encoding MerR family transcriptional regulator, translating into MEYTVQKLGALAGISARTLRYYDEFGILKPARINSSGYRIYGQAEVDRLQQILFYRELGLSLEGIKELITSPSFDGAQALRQHHDQLLQRRRQLDVLIANVEQTLAHTEGRITMSNEEKFTGFKQKLIEDNEQKYGQEIREKYGGEAIEKSNRQLMNMTEEQYNALQQLEAEMFASLEQAMEDGDSASELAQKAADLHRQWLSFHWGTYSKEAHAGLAQMYVDDERFTAYYDKRRPGMAEFLRDAVHVYTGAKQ; encoded by the coding sequence ATGGAGTACACCGTACAGAAGCTGGGAGCACTCGCGGGAATCAGCGCGCGGACCCTGCGGTATTACGACGAATTCGGGATTCTGAAGCCGGCCAGAATCAATTCCTCGGGGTACCGGATCTACGGGCAGGCCGAGGTCGACCGGCTGCAGCAGATTCTTTTTTACCGGGAGCTGGGCTTAAGCCTGGAAGGGATCAAGGAGCTGATCACCTCCCCTTCCTTCGATGGAGCGCAGGCGCTGCGCCAGCACCATGACCAGCTGCTGCAGCGGAGACGGCAATTGGACGTGCTGATCGCGAACGTCGAGCAGACACTTGCCCACACAGAAGGGAGAATTACCATGAGCAATGAAGAGAAATTTACAGGCTTTAAGCAGAAGCTGATTGAGGATAACGAGCAGAAGTACGGGCAGGAGATCCGGGAGAAATACGGCGGGGAAGCGATTGAGAAATCGAACCGCCAGCTGATGAATATGACGGAAGAGCAATATAACGCCTTGCAGCAGCTGGAGGCGGAGATGTTCGCTTCGCTTGAGCAGGCGATGGAGGACGGGGACTCTGCCAGCGAGCTGGCGCAGAAGGCTGCCGATCTTCACCGCCAGTGGCTGAGCTTTCACTGGGGTACCTACTCCAAGGAGGCTCATGCCGGCCTGGCACAGATGTATGTCGATGATGAGCGCTTCACCGCCTATTACGACAAACGCCGTCCGGGTATGGCCGAATTCCTGCGGGATGCGGTACATGTGTATACAGGTGCGAAGCAATAA
- the aroD gene encoding type I 3-dehydroquinate dehydratase → MSGTVTVKNIILGEGMPKICVPLVGATLAELREEAEALKVLAPDLVEWRSDFFSKVEDIAAVTEVLEELQRILPDIPLIFTFRSAKEGGEKEISTEYYVELNKAAAASGLIDILDVELFSGEAAVSGLIKAAHNQAVFVIVSNHDFQGTPPQEEIVARLRRAQELGGDLPKIAVMPQNAGDVLTLLAATNIMQEQYADRPIITMSMAGEGVISRLAGEIFGSALTFGAAHKPSAPGQVAVAELRSVLELLHRSL, encoded by the coding sequence TTGAGCGGTACAGTAACCGTTAAGAACATAATCCTCGGCGAGGGGATGCCCAAAATATGCGTCCCGCTGGTCGGGGCAACATTGGCGGAACTCCGGGAAGAAGCGGAGGCGCTGAAAGTCCTGGCACCGGATCTGGTGGAGTGGCGGAGCGATTTCTTCAGTAAAGTTGAAGATATCGCGGCGGTAACGGAGGTGCTGGAAGAACTCCAGCGGATTCTGCCGGATATCCCGCTGATCTTCACCTTCCGCAGCGCCAAAGAGGGCGGGGAGAAAGAAATTTCCACAGAATACTATGTGGAGCTGAATAAAGCTGCTGCTGCAAGCGGGCTGATCGACATTCTCGATGTCGAGCTGTTTAGCGGGGAAGCAGCGGTCAGCGGCCTGATTAAGGCTGCGCATAATCAGGCGGTATTTGTAATAGTGTCCAATCATGATTTCCAGGGGACACCGCCGCAGGAAGAGATTGTAGCCCGGCTGCGCCGGGCACAGGAGCTTGGCGGCGACCTGCCGAAGATTGCTGTGATGCCGCAGAATGCCGGCGATGTGCTGACTCTGCTGGCGGCAACGAACATTATGCAGGAGCAGTATGCCGACCGCCCGATTATTACGATGTCGATGGCCGGTGAAGGCGTCATCAGCCGGCTGGCCGGTGAGATCTTCGGCTCTGCGCTGACCTTCGGCGCGGCACATAAGCCCTCGGCTCCCGGCCAGGTGGCCGTTGCCGAGCTGCGCAGCGTACTGGAGCTGCTGCACCGCAGCTTATAG
- a CDS encoding PepSY domain-containing protein, producing the protein MMKMKLWSTVTAAAVLLGGAYGISGVQNADAAGGAGAGTGSAASTASTSQGKTLIGAGKAEAYALKAAPGRVVSIDLEKKLSGTYYEVEIRSGNKEIDVRVEAYSGKILSVRKETDDDDDDDHYSSSTAASQNGTLISAAKAAEAAAASVKGTVTEVDLDRDDGSVIYEVKIRNGKVSTEVGVDAYTAKILYTDVDSDDDDD; encoded by the coding sequence ATGATGAAGATGAAATTATGGAGCACGGTTACGGCGGCAGCGGTTCTGCTCGGCGGTGCATATGGTATCAGCGGGGTTCAGAATGCGGATGCGGCAGGCGGAGCGGGTGCAGGCACAGGTTCAGCAGCTTCAACGGCTTCAACAAGCCAGGGCAAGACACTGATCGGTGCGGGTAAAGCGGAGGCTTATGCGCTGAAAGCCGCACCGGGACGGGTAGTCAGCATTGATCTGGAGAAGAAGCTGAGCGGTACGTATTACGAGGTGGAGATCCGCAGCGGCAACAAGGAGATTGATGTCCGGGTAGAGGCCTATAGCGGAAAAATCTTAAGCGTGCGCAAAGAAACCGACGACGATGATGACGATGATCATTACAGCTCAAGTACAGCCGCCTCACAGAATGGAACACTAATCAGCGCAGCGAAAGCGGCAGAAGCCGCCGCAGCCTCTGTGAAGGGGACGGTTACCGAGGTGGATCTCGACCGGGATGACGGCAGTGTCATTTATGAGGTGAAGATCAGAAACGGCAAGGTGTCGACAGAAGTAGGCGTGGATGCCTATACCGCCAAAATACTTTACACTGATGTGGATTCGGATGACGATGATGATTGA
- a CDS encoding DUF4132 domain-containing protein, translating to MRSEDLEAQWYAEMELKAKQLDQETSGLASAVLAVSRLNFVGGQEEECRQCMELLKQLSAGGSVKDGERKTEALFAPLLAAVGQLFTPYTAEVLTYIVEHCTEYPYSRGYLRRPFRTRNLELHSPQILNKLSALIFMEQQGFVLDDYLRRKEDQADYNHKYRFSVALSDIIAYELDRKDGTMLELLKEMVYGDNQGAVLSHDMIKGVFMSHRAEAVVMLGELLLAAKLQEGLRQSLVERMDEGLLEHNLYLLKLILEHDFIRYSSVVRALGVWTGIGLEAQNQRVARSLLEGAVQVLEDEAVREQWLSEANAQHVYLSLWATAVHEEEELYGRIDRLMSGGQVYQKIVAQYVLGNSQNSELRLRSARQALEEQDPELQYWVLLNYDYSYSRLWQPQKDGPKLELERSPQLEAKEERRRDFEALKALFLQAPQRELTGESKVLSFVQLNYTAELPVRKLLYLTAYDMDSSWIAELIALKDEFSADLRGELLNSFISDPLEPAQREFLFASLGDKSMKNRELAVEQAKALILSAAELVQAEALLKLKTGSLRQNVTRLLLSQPDAALEGSIGRLLQEKNSLQRLAALEMVTVLFEDEERSSLYQAVRPLVEAIREPAAQERELIAKLEQKNEYTAANGFGLFVPGETEAWLSLGPQPGGFSWDEFFTLSAEEIKTFLQGLDEVVHEHREQEYVSEYYSGQKETLLVGTVLRQLKWVMHWERDDSASQLEEYPLHEVWSAYLERSGWNPRMLLELNFYNQLDDLDGTLERYYRYYRGSMDYRELKKHKLLEGWRLEFTSEVYPLQTIREVAGLFEGLRYGKQVEALIAAFYADSSKQGSFSLAAGALNKLLAMMPEDKLESEAALLNVLAQPWLRMVRDRADGPDDFKELFRSLYTFDRMNPEDAGSKLGLNDYLKAYESGLIQAEELYRELLAGQNNRHHISSLTGRNLEWVKDSALITEIRKMLIDRLLEIELVRGELPTEVTPLVMSLQRIEGMEYFIRILTGLDKDTFIRGYVYGYGSSITKKESFSHLLKISHPREGEDAALLRTLLKDSGITEKRLLEAAMYAPQWIEIISDYLAWEGIRSAAWYFHAHINESFSAEKETIVAHYSPITPQDFNDGAFDVNWFQSAYQTLGKKRFDLLYDCAKYISAGANHRRSQLFADATLGKLKLAEMKQSVEQKRNKDHLLSYSLLPLGKDRDQDIRQRYELIQRFLAESKKFGAQRRASEGLVARIALGNLARNAGYADVTRLMWDIEARKLDELQSYFQPFGLDDDTNAKLVIDDQGQSELVIISKGKELKSVPARFKKHEYIEALKETRSELTAQFRRARQELERSMEAGSSFSLQEIAGLDRSPVLAPLLRSLVLRNGSTLGYYAADSAALAAPSGEQAAIREQDELYIAHPLDLYNSGDWSLYQKDLFDRQLRQPFKQVFRELYLPNADELESAAVSRRYAGHQVQPRKTVALLRERQWTVSYEEGLQKVFYGENLIARLYAMADWFSPADTEAPTLETVEFFDRTTYKNVKLDEVPPRLFSEVMRDVDLVVSVAHVGGVDPEASLTTIQMRGVIVSESLRLLKLNNVRIEGNYAKIAGTLGEYAVHLGSGMSFKQASGVLHIIPVHSQHRGRLFLPFLDEDPRTAEILSKVVLLAEDTKIKDPQILAQLKG from the coding sequence ATCAGGTCAGAGGATCTGGAAGCACAGTGGTATGCAGAGATGGAGCTTAAGGCGAAGCAGCTGGACCAAGAAACGTCAGGTCTTGCTTCGGCGGTGCTGGCGGTCAGCCGGCTGAATTTTGTCGGCGGCCAAGAGGAAGAGTGCAGGCAGTGCATGGAGCTGCTGAAGCAGCTGTCTGCAGGGGGAAGCGTTAAGGATGGGGAAAGGAAGACAGAGGCGCTCTTCGCACCACTGTTGGCTGCAGTCGGGCAGCTGTTCACTCCTTATACGGCAGAGGTGCTAACTTACATAGTGGAGCACTGCACAGAATATCCCTACAGCAGAGGGTACCTGCGCAGACCGTTCCGGACCCGCAATCTGGAGCTGCACAGCCCGCAAATTCTGAATAAACTTAGCGCGTTGATCTTTATGGAGCAGCAGGGTTTTGTGCTGGATGACTATTTGCGGAGAAAAGAGGATCAGGCGGATTACAATCATAAATACCGCTTCAGCGTCGCTCTGAGTGACATAATTGCTTATGAGCTGGACCGTAAGGACGGCACGATGCTGGAGCTGCTGAAGGAAATGGTCTACGGGGATAATCAGGGGGCGGTGCTGAGCCACGATATGATCAAGGGTGTATTCATGAGCCATAGGGCGGAAGCGGTAGTGATGCTCGGCGAGCTGCTGCTGGCTGCCAAGCTGCAGGAAGGGCTGCGCCAGTCACTGGTCGAACGGATGGATGAAGGCCTGCTGGAGCATAATCTGTATCTGCTGAAGCTGATCCTTGAGCATGACTTCATCCGCTACAGCTCTGTCGTACGGGCGCTGGGGGTCTGGACCGGTATCGGGCTGGAGGCTCAGAACCAGCGTGTAGCACGAAGCCTGCTCGAAGGTGCAGTACAGGTGCTGGAGGATGAAGCCGTCAGGGAGCAATGGCTCAGTGAGGCGAATGCCCAGCATGTCTACCTGAGCCTCTGGGCTACAGCCGTGCATGAGGAAGAAGAGCTGTACGGACGGATTGATCGTCTGATGTCCGGCGGACAGGTCTACCAGAAGATCGTCGCCCAGTATGTGCTGGGTAACAGCCAGAACTCTGAGCTGCGTTTGCGCAGTGCGCGGCAGGCGCTGGAGGAGCAGGACCCGGAGCTGCAATACTGGGTTCTGCTTAACTATGACTACAGCTACAGCCGGTTATGGCAGCCGCAGAAGGACGGGCCTAAGCTTGAGCTGGAGCGTTCACCGCAGCTGGAGGCGAAGGAGGAGCGGCGGCGCGATTTTGAGGCGCTCAAAGCGCTGTTCCTGCAAGCCCCCCAGCGTGAGCTGACCGGGGAATCCAAGGTGCTGAGCTTCGTCCAGTTGAACTACACTGCTGAGCTTCCGGTGCGCAAGCTGCTGTATTTAACCGCATACGACATGGACAGCAGCTGGATTGCCGAGCTGATTGCACTGAAGGATGAGTTCAGCGCCGATCTGCGCGGGGAGCTGCTGAACAGCTTCATCAGTGATCCGCTGGAGCCGGCACAGCGGGAATTCCTGTTCGCCAGTCTCGGGGACAAGAGCATGAAGAACCGTGAATTGGCCGTGGAACAGGCCAAAGCCCTGATCCTGAGCGCAGCGGAGCTGGTGCAGGCGGAAGCGCTGCTGAAGCTGAAGACCGGATCGCTGCGCCAGAACGTGACCCGGCTGCTGCTCAGCCAGCCGGATGCCGCCCTCGAAGGCAGCATAGGGCGGCTGCTGCAGGAGAAGAACAGCCTCCAGCGGCTTGCCGCGCTGGAGATGGTGACCGTGCTCTTCGAGGACGAAGAGCGCAGCAGCCTGTACCAGGCCGTCCGCCCGCTGGTGGAGGCCATCCGTGAGCCGGCTGCCCAGGAACGGGAGCTGATTGCCAAGCTGGAACAGAAGAACGAATACACGGCAGCGAACGGGTTCGGGTTATTCGTTCCCGGGGAGACCGAAGCGTGGCTGTCCCTGGGACCACAGCCCGGCGGATTCAGCTGGGATGAATTCTTCACTCTGTCCGCAGAAGAGATTAAGACATTTCTCCAGGGACTGGATGAAGTGGTTCATGAGCACCGTGAGCAGGAATATGTCAGTGAATATTATTCCGGCCAGAAGGAGACGCTGCTGGTCGGGACGGTGCTGCGCCAGCTGAAGTGGGTCATGCACTGGGAGAGGGATGATTCAGCCTCCCAGCTGGAGGAGTATCCGCTTCATGAGGTCTGGTCTGCCTATCTGGAGAGAAGCGGCTGGAATCCGAGAATGCTGCTTGAACTGAACTTTTATAACCAGCTGGATGATCTGGACGGAACGTTGGAGCGCTACTACCGGTACTATAGAGGCTCGATGGATTACCGCGAGCTGAAGAAGCATAAGCTGCTGGAGGGCTGGCGGCTGGAATTTACCAGTGAGGTCTATCCGCTGCAGACCATCAGGGAGGTAGCCGGGCTGTTCGAAGGGCTGCGGTACGGAAAGCAGGTGGAGGCGCTTATTGCTGCATTCTATGCAGACAGCAGCAAGCAGGGCAGCTTCAGCCTTGCTGCCGGAGCGCTGAACAAGCTGCTGGCTATGATGCCGGAGGATAAGCTGGAGAGTGAAGCAGCACTGCTCAATGTGCTTGCCCAGCCGTGGCTGAGAATGGTGCGGGACCGGGCCGACGGGCCGGATGATTTCAAGGAGCTGTTCAGATCCTTGTATACATTCGACCGGATGAATCCGGAGGATGCCGGCTCGAAGCTGGGGCTGAATGACTATCTTAAGGCGTATGAATCGGGGTTAATTCAGGCAGAAGAATTATACAGGGAGCTGCTTGCCGGCCAGAATAACCGCCATCATATAAGCAGCCTTACCGGCCGTAACCTGGAATGGGTCAAAGACAGCGCATTAATTACTGAGATCCGTAAGATGCTGATTGACCGGCTGCTGGAAATTGAACTGGTCCGCGGTGAGCTGCCGACAGAGGTCACGCCTCTCGTGATGTCGCTGCAGCGGATTGAAGGCATGGAGTATTTCATCCGGATCCTGACGGGGCTGGACAAGGATACCTTCATCCGCGGTTATGTGTACGGCTACGGCAGCAGCATTACAAAGAAGGAATCCTTCAGCCATCTGCTCAAGATCAGCCATCCCCGGGAGGGTGAGGATGCTGCGCTTCTGCGTACGCTGCTGAAGGATTCCGGAATTACGGAGAAGCGGCTGCTGGAGGCGGCCATGTATGCGCCGCAGTGGATTGAGATCATCTCGGATTATCTGGCCTGGGAAGGCATCCGCAGCGCAGCCTGGTATTTCCATGCCCATATCAACGAGAGCTTCTCGGCGGAGAAGGAAACGATCGTTGCCCATTATTCGCCGATTACTCCGCAGGACTTCAATGACGGCGCATTTGATGTGAACTGGTTCCAGTCCGCTTATCAGACTCTGGGCAAGAAGCGTTTCGATCTGTTATATGACTGCGCCAAATATATCTCTGCCGGTGCTAACCACCGCCGCTCCCAGCTATTCGCCGATGCTACGCTCGGCAAGCTGAAGCTAGCAGAGATGAAGCAGTCGGTAGAGCAGAAGCGGAATAAGGATCATCTGCTCAGCTACAGCCTCCTTCCGCTGGGCAAAGACCGGGATCAGGATATCCGCCAGCGCTACGAGCTGATCCAGCGCTTCCTCGCGGAGAGCAAGAAGTTCGGTGCGCAGCGGCGGGCAAGCGAAGGGCTGGTTGCCCGGATTGCGCTCGGGAATCTGGCCCGCAATGCCGGCTATGCCGATGTGACCCGGCTGATGTGGGATATCGAAGCCCGCAAGCTGGATGAGCTGCAGTCGTACTTCCAGCCGTTCGGGCTGGATGACGATACAAATGCCAAGCTGGTTATCGATGATCAGGGACAGAGTGAGCTGGTCATTATCAGCAAAGGCAAGGAGCTGAAGTCGGTTCCGGCCCGCTTCAAGAAGCATGAGTATATTGAAGCGCTGAAGGAAACGCGGAGCGAGCTGACCGCTCAGTTCCGCCGGGCGCGGCAGGAGCTGGAGCGCTCGATGGAAGCGGGCAGCAGCTTCAGCCTGCAGGAGATTGCCGGACTGGACCGGAGTCCGGTTCTGGCTCCGCTGCTGCGCAGCCTCGTGCTGAGAAACGGCAGCACGCTCGGCTACTATGCAGCGGATTCGGCGGCGCTGGCGGCCCCTTCCGGGGAGCAGGCGGCCATCCGGGAGCAGGATGAGCTGTATATCGCTCATCCGCTTGATCTGTACAACAGCGGGGACTGGAGCTTGTACCAGAAGGATCTGTTTGACCGGCAGCTGCGCCAGCCGTTCAAGCAGGTCTTCCGCGAGCTGTATCTGCCTAACGCGGATGAGCTGGAAAGTGCGGCTGTATCCCGCCGCTATGCAGGCCACCAGGTGCAGCCGCGCAAGACGGTTGCGCTGCTCAGGGAGCGGCAGTGGACGGTCAGCTATGAAGAGGGGCTGCAGAAGGTATTCTATGGCGAGAATCTGATTGCCCGGCTGTACGCCATGGCGGACTGGTTCTCACCTGCCGATACGGAAGCACCGACGCTGGAGACTGTAGAGTTCTTCGACAGGACTACGTATAAGAATGTTAAGCTGGATGAAGTACCGCCCCGGCTGTTCTCTGAGGTGATGCGCGATGTCGATCTGGTCGTGAGCGTCGCCCATGTGGGCGGTGTTGATCCGGAGGCCAGCCTGACTACAATCCAGATGCGCGGAGTTATTGTCAGCGAGTCGCTGCGGCTGCTGAAGCTGAACAATGTGCGCATTGAAGGCAATTACGCCAAAATTGCCGGAACGCTGGGGGAATATGCTGTGCATCTGGGCAGCGGAATGAGCTTCAAGCAGGCCAGCGGTGTGCTGCATATCATTCCTGTCCACTCCCAGCACCGGGGAAGGCTATTCCTGCCGTTCCTCGACGAGGACCCGCGCACGGCGGAGATTCTCTCCAAGGTCGTGCTGCTGGCTGAAGATACGAAGATTAAAGATCCGCAGATTCTGGCCCAGCTGAAGGGCTGA
- a CDS encoding HAMP domain-containing sensor histidine kinase, producing MKLKLRSKIHLYSSVLFAVLLILMNGIIYLMFSRLSTGDQLDQAAAEMVKIADGMRRAGQTVPAQELLRAYVPVEGMLRLLAADGSGPAPVTSASEQELSRLKPSYHSAKYSELIKFQGRSYTFVTTPVIWTDGSVMNVQMTKSMENTMNTLKVLRVVLAGATVCAMLPLLLSSRVLSGLIMRPIVQMTATMREIKHSGKFRRLTLEESSRDELMEMGHTFNEMIALLESNYAKQEKFVSDASHELRTPLTVIESYASLLKRRGTQHPELFNESVEAIHSEAIRMRELTEQLLLLARHQEQWDVSLQSINLVELARASAKAFHNAYGREVNVQSKGAVKGYSDEAKLRQLLFIFLDNARKYSDEAITITLEASLQESRIVITDRGIGIPAGELPRVFDRFYRVDESRGRKAGGAGLGLSLAAEIAAAIGARLSMESVEGAGTSASIFIAAESRGKL from the coding sequence ATGAAGCTGAAGCTGCGGAGCAAAATCCACCTCTACTCCAGCGTGCTCTTCGCCGTGCTGCTCATCCTTATGAACGGAATAATCTATCTGATGTTCAGCCGGCTGTCGACAGGTGACCAGCTCGATCAGGCTGCTGCCGAAATGGTCAAAATTGCTGACGGTATGCGAAGAGCAGGCCAGACGGTGCCTGCACAGGAGCTGCTGCGTGCCTATGTGCCGGTTGAAGGCATGCTCCGGCTGCTGGCTGCGGACGGAAGCGGGCCTGCACCTGTGACCTCTGCTTCGGAACAGGAGCTCAGCCGCTTGAAGCCGTCCTATCACTCAGCCAAGTATAGTGAGCTTATTAAGTTTCAGGGCCGCTCCTATACGTTCGTAACCACTCCGGTTATCTGGACAGACGGAAGTGTAATGAATGTACAGATGACCAAGAGTATGGAGAACACGATGAACACCCTCAAGGTGCTGAGGGTAGTGCTGGCGGGGGCTACGGTTTGTGCGATGCTTCCGCTCCTGCTGTCCAGCCGCGTGCTGTCCGGATTGATTATGCGCCCGATTGTGCAAATGACGGCTACGATGCGGGAAATTAAGCACAGCGGGAAATTCCGCAGGCTTACGCTGGAAGAGTCGTCCCGGGACGAACTGATGGAGATGGGGCATACGTTTAACGAGATGATCGCACTGCTGGAGAGCAATTATGCGAAGCAGGAGAAATTCGTCTCGGACGCCTCGCATGAGCTGCGGACGCCGCTGACGGTAATTGAAAGCTATGCCAGCCTGCTCAAGCGGCGGGGGACCCAGCATCCTGAATTATTCAATGAATCGGTGGAGGCTATCCACTCTGAGGCGATCCGGATGAGGGAGCTGACCGAGCAGCTGCTGCTGCTGGCGAGACATCAGGAGCAGTGGGATGTGTCGCTGCAGAGCATAAATCTGGTGGAGCTGGCCCGTGCTTCGGCCAAAGCCTTTCATAATGCCTATGGGCGGGAAGTGAATGTTCAGTCTAAAGGCGCGGTAAAAGGATACAGTGATGAAGCGAAGCTGAGACAGCTGCTGTTCATCTTCCTGGATAATGCCCGCAAGTACAGCGATGAAGCCATAACTATTACGCTTGAAGCCTCCTTACAAGAGAGCAGGATTGTGATCACGGACCGGGGAATCGGGATTCCGGCCGGGGAGCTGCCGCGGGTATTCGACCGCTTTTACCGGGTGGATGAGTCGAGAGGCCGTAAGGCCGGAGGTGCAGGGCTGGGCTTGTCACTGGCTGCAGAAATTGCCGCCGCCATCGGGGCCAGGCTGTCCATGGAAAGTGTGGAAGGTGCGGGAACTTCGGCCAGCATCTTCATTGCCGCTGAGAGCAGGGGGAAGCTATGA
- a CDS encoding 3'-5' exonuclease, whose product MDYIVLDIEFNGRKFASEHPMEVIEIGAVRLDASLQVKDEFSALIKPIYFSTLNSFIKKKTGIPQEDIDVADRFPKVITAFRAWLDQSKDGVLLLTWGGEDMKRIIQDVRMHKIDDAYWMAATYFDLLKGVLRARGLSNDISVEGAMALFGLEPSGSAHRALDDAKMTAEIFRAVFSELDFGRSQHYVDTFSNARERKTVKIAIKAMNAQKVVPTWELVAEHYFPAEDALADPRKLAELQAYFAAQLGKK is encoded by the coding sequence GTGGATTATATTGTTCTGGACATCGAATTCAACGGCCGCAAATTTGCCAGCGAGCATCCTATGGAGGTCATTGAGATCGGAGCTGTCCGGTTAGACGCTTCATTACAGGTTAAGGACGAGTTCTCTGCCTTAATCAAACCTATATACTTCTCTACCCTGAATTCCTTCATTAAGAAAAAAACCGGTATCCCCCAGGAGGATATCGATGTAGCCGACCGCTTCCCCAAGGTGATTACAGCCTTCAGAGCCTGGCTTGACCAGAGCAAGGACGGCGTACTGCTGCTGACCTGGGGCGGCGAGGATATGAAACGGATTATCCAGGACGTGCGCATGCACAAAATAGACGATGCCTACTGGATGGCAGCCACCTACTTCGACCTGCTCAAAGGCGTGCTCCGTGCCCGGGGCCTCAGCAATGACATCAGCGTCGAAGGTGCGATGGCCTTGTTCGGGCTGGAGCCATCCGGTTCCGCCCACCGTGCACTGGATGATGCCAAGATGACGGCGGAAATCTTCCGCGCCGTATTCAGTGAGCTCGACTTCGGGCGTTCCCAGCATTATGTGGATACCTTCTCCAATGCCCGTGAGCGCAAGACAGTCAAGATCGCCATTAAAGCCATGAATGCCCAAAAGGTTGTGCCTACCTGGGAGCTTGTCGCCGAGCATTACTTCCCGGCGGAGGATGCCTTGGCTGACCCCCGGAAGCTGGCTGAGCTGCAGGCGTACTTCGCTGCCCAGCTTGGCAAGAAGTAG
- a CDS encoding PepSY domain-containing protein, with the protein MRIRKPGFTKSKFKLLFITGIVLILVLAGLSLFRKESDPLLTEQQAKQALLKEYPGSIQSFSQKSGKYAAELQTLQGLYELQLDGTTGEIVSIILLKPAASAAVTPAPAPSSGTVAGGGTEPSLSPSAAPAPSASPQRVVSETEAVRLALQEVPGEADDVDTGIDESGAYYLVEVNTADGREAVVQVDAISGQIRSVAWEAPDDDS; encoded by the coding sequence ATGAGAATAAGAAAACCCGGGTTCACAAAAAGTAAATTTAAGCTCCTTTTCATCACAGGAATCGTTCTGATTCTGGTGCTTGCCGGGTTAAGCCTGTTCCGTAAGGAATCGGACCCGCTGTTGACTGAGCAGCAGGCGAAGCAGGCGCTGCTGAAGGAGTATCCCGGCAGCATACAGAGCTTCAGCCAGAAGTCCGGTAAATACGCAGCGGAGCTCCAAACTTTACAGGGGCTATATGAGCTGCAGCTGGACGGGACAACAGGTGAAATCGTATCCATTATTCTGCTGAAGCCGGCAGCATCGGCGGCGGTTACACCTGCGCCCGCCCCTTCGTCCGGTACTGTGGCCGGAGGCGGTACGGAACCTTCCCTTTCGCCCTCAGCGGCTCCTGCCCCCTCAGCTTCTCCTCAGCGTGTAGTGTCAGAGACGGAAGCCGTCCGGCTGGCCCTGCAAGAGGTTCCGGGAGAAGCGGATGATGTGGATACCGGAATAGATGAATCAGGAGCATACTATCTGGTGGAGGTGAATACTGCGGACGGCCGCGAGGCGGTTGTCCAGGTGGACGCCATCTCGGGACAGATCCGGTCGGTAGCCTGGGAAGCGCCGGATGATGACTCTTAA